A part of Aminivibrio pyruvatiphilus genomic DNA contains:
- a CDS encoding DUF6530 family protein — translation MNIPTTLKHKPVITVENYENVDGRQAYNSDAKGLSLGLAQWNDRGKVEISAKVWRYTGEKWSRQSEEMPLHRVLDLAILVCKGKQHFQEAYRHPKLYDEKNPRIDRVGLQGDAMTVEICTGNPRIDEDIQLFSQALGRDDELLSERLHLLADLLRDMGYGRG, via the coding sequence ATGAACATACCGACGACGCTGAAGCACAAGCCGGTCATCACCGTGGAGAACTACGAAAACGTGGACGGGCGGCAGGCCTACAATTCCGACGCCAAAGGGCTGTCCCTCGGGCTTGCCCAGTGGAACGACAGGGGAAAGGTGGAAATTTCCGCCAAAGTGTGGCGCTACACGGGGGAAAAATGGTCACGACAGTCGGAGGAGATGCCCCTCCACCGGGTGCTCGACCTGGCCATCCTGGTGTGCAAGGGAAAGCAGCACTTCCAGGAGGCGTACCGCCATCCGAAGCTCTATGACGAAAAGAACCCCCGCATCGACCGGGTGGGGCTCCAGGGGGACGCCATGACCGTGGAGATCTGCACGGGCAATCCCAGGATCGACGAGGATATACAGCTCTTTTCCCAGGCCCTCGGCCGGGACGACGAACTGCTGTCGGAGCGGCTTCACCTGCTGGCGGACCTGCTCCGCGACATGGGGTACGGCAGGGGCTGA
- the ybaK gene encoding Cys-tRNA(Pro) deacylase: MTPGILAAKKAGVPFTVHEYDHDPSAPSFGMEAAEKLGVPPERVFKTLVVRLDGRELAVAVIPVNSMLSMKAAAKAAGAKKAEMAPQADVERSTGYVLGGVSPLGQKKRLRTFIDVSAEGFETIFVSAGKRGLDMEIAPCDLAAVCGGTFVSLQDGGGA; the protein is encoded by the coding sequence ATGACCCCGGGAATTCTTGCGGCGAAAAAGGCCGGCGTGCCGTTCACGGTGCATGAATACGACCACGACCCGTCGGCGCCGTCCTTCGGCATGGAGGCGGCGGAGAAGCTGGGCGTTCCGCCTGAGAGGGTCTTCAAGACACTGGTGGTACGCCTTGACGGCAGAGAGCTGGCCGTGGCGGTGATCCCGGTGAATTCCATGCTCAGTATGAAGGCTGCGGCGAAGGCGGCGGGGGCGAAGAAGGCCGAAATGGCACCCCAGGCAGACGTGGAGCGGTCCACAGGCTACGTTCTCGGCGGTGTGAGCCCCCTCGGGCAGAAGAAGCGCCTCCGGACGTTCATCGACGTTTCGGCTGAAGGGTTTGAGACGATCTTCGTCAGCGCGGGGAAAAGGGGGCTGGATATGGAAATAGCTCCCTGTGACCTGGCGGCGGTGTGCGGGGGGACTTTTGTCTCCCTGCAGGACGGGGGCGGCGCGTAA
- a CDS encoding TRAP transporter permease — protein sequence MSEYTPAKMTARQGIIIAVSFIWISFQFYLAIFTPLHPMLQSPVHLLLALLVVFLYREAEQGGSLGKIGDLAFFAGIAFLFYYFIWESPRLTTRVAFISDVLTIDIVAMAVCVVVLMEAVRRTMGKILFFFILFFIFYAWFGHHFPSILRYRGTNLETFTELMTMGPDGILGTPLYTSANSLFYFIVFGVFFSACGGGQLLIDIGLKFSNKSSGGPAKAAIISSSLMGMISGSAVANVSTTGVMTIPMMKKVGYTPEQAGAIEAVASTGGQIMPPIMGIGAFIMAEMLGVPYKTVAFSAIIPAVAYYLSIFLFVTFIAQKQRVAKASAETAIEVDVIIPRLYMLLPAIILVYYMVSGASLMRSGMMGIYAAIGVNVVNRFVLGGKYYVSLKSLFESALQGARQAADIAIPTAACGIIIGIVIQSGLATKLSTIIAGVGVSNLLIALLITMGGCMLLGMALPTVAAYLVANILFVPTLAALKVPALPANMFVFYFGIMAQITPPVCLASFTAAGIAGGNAWKTGWLGARYALVAFLIPFIFVYDPAILLMGSGFEITKATAVLFVGTFLLAAGMAGYVIMPLRAYERAALISAAVLMILPERMTDIIGISVGAAVILLCILRRRKALTEAKQ from the coding sequence ATGTCAGAGTACACTCCGGCAAAAATGACGGCGAGACAGGGAATCATTATAGCGGTGAGTTTTATCTGGATTTCATTCCAGTTCTATCTTGCCATCTTCACCCCTCTTCACCCCATGCTTCAAAGCCCGGTACACCTGCTTCTTGCCCTTCTCGTGGTCTTCCTTTACCGGGAGGCGGAACAGGGAGGCAGCCTCGGAAAGATAGGGGACCTGGCCTTTTTTGCCGGAATCGCCTTCCTCTTCTACTACTTCATTTGGGAATCTCCCCGGCTGACGACCAGGGTCGCCTTCATCTCGGACGTACTGACCATCGACATCGTGGCCATGGCCGTCTGCGTCGTCGTCCTCATGGAGGCCGTCCGGCGGACCATGGGAAAGATCCTCTTCTTCTTTATCCTTTTCTTTATTTTTTACGCATGGTTCGGCCACCACTTCCCGTCCATCCTCCGGTACCGCGGAACGAACCTCGAAACCTTTACCGAACTCATGACCATGGGGCCTGACGGAATTCTTGGAACGCCGCTGTACACTTCCGCCAACAGCCTGTTCTACTTCATCGTCTTCGGGGTCTTCTTCTCCGCCTGCGGCGGCGGCCAGCTCCTTATCGACATCGGGCTGAAATTCTCCAACAAGAGTTCCGGCGGCCCCGCCAAGGCGGCCATCATTTCATCGAGCCTCATGGGAATGATCAGCGGCAGCGCCGTGGCCAACGTCTCCACCACCGGCGTCATGACCATACCGATGATGAAGAAGGTGGGCTACACTCCCGAGCAGGCCGGGGCCATCGAGGCCGTGGCATCCACGGGCGGGCAGATCATGCCCCCCATCATGGGCATCGGGGCCTTCATCATGGCGGAAATGCTGGGCGTCCCCTACAAGACGGTCGCCTTCTCGGCCATCATACCGGCCGTCGCCTACTACCTGTCCATTTTCCTGTTCGTCACCTTCATCGCCCAGAAACAGCGGGTAGCCAAGGCCTCCGCAGAAACGGCCATAGAGGTGGATGTGATCATTCCCCGGCTGTATATGCTTCTCCCGGCCATCATCCTCGTCTATTACATGGTGTCCGGCGCGTCGCTGATGCGCAGCGGCATGATGGGCATCTACGCCGCCATCGGGGTCAATGTCGTCAACCGGTTCGTCCTGGGCGGCAAATACTACGTCAGCCTGAAATCCCTCTTCGAGTCGGCCCTCCAGGGAGCCCGCCAGGCCGCAGACATCGCCATACCCACTGCCGCCTGCGGTATCATCATCGGCATCGTCATCCAGTCGGGCCTCGCCACGAAGCTGTCCACCATCATCGCCGGAGTGGGCGTGAGCAACCTGCTCATCGCCCTCCTGATCACCATGGGCGGCTGCATGCTCCTCGGCATGGCCCTGCCCACGGTGGCCGCCTACCTGGTGGCCAACATCCTCTTCGTCCCCACCCTCGCCGCCCTCAAGGTGCCCGCCCTTCCCGCGAACATGTTCGTCTTCTACTTCGGGATTATGGCCCAGATCACCCCGCCGGTCTGCCTGGCATCCTTCACCGCGGCGGGAATCGCCGGGGGCAACGCCTGGAAGACGGGATGGCTCGGCGCCCGGTACGCCCTCGTGGCCTTCCTGATCCCCTTCATCTTCGTCTACGATCCGGCGATCCTGCTCATGGGATCCGGTTTCGAAATAACCAAGGCCACGGCCGTGCTCTTCGTGGGAACCTTCCTCCTTGCCGCCGGCATGGCGGGGTACGTCATCATGCCCCTGAGAGCCTATGAGCGGGCCGCTCTCATTTCCGCCGCCGTACTGATGATCCTGCCGGAGAGAATGACCGACATCATCGGCATTTCGGTCGGGGCTGCCGTGATTCTCCTGTGCATCCTCAGACGACGGAAAGCGCTCACGGAGGCAAAACAATGA
- a CDS encoding TAXI family TRAP transporter solute-binding subunit, whose protein sequence is MKISRKVIAFLMVPALLLAFTGGAALAALDQPVKLTFATQSVGSAMYMYASAIVNVWTPALPAGSQVDVTTTSPGGVGAPVILEKGACDIVLGNSAPAKWAYESGILGSEPTKSVRSMAGGLGKDFVNVMFTKEFVDRTGITTVEEVVAKKHPVRIAIKANGSFGELACNKVLEVLGVDYDTVKSWGGSVTQTGTAAIVSLLKDGKADMTIDHVGAGQSATTELCLTTDMFFPELSAETRAKMNGQGFDNIAIPANTWNGQTKEIQSVGSPQVVLVSASVPDDVVYVLTKALCEGKEKLVEANATLASFDPATAHDILKTGAPLHPGAEKYYREMNYMK, encoded by the coding sequence ATGAAAATCTCGAGAAAAGTGATTGCGTTTCTTATGGTTCCCGCTCTTCTGCTTGCCTTCACCGGCGGAGCAGCCCTCGCCGCGCTTGACCAGCCGGTGAAACTGACCTTTGCCACCCAGAGCGTCGGGTCGGCCATGTACATGTACGCTTCCGCCATCGTCAACGTCTGGACCCCTGCCCTTCCCGCAGGCTCCCAGGTCGACGTGACCACCACATCCCCCGGCGGCGTTGGCGCCCCGGTCATCCTTGAAAAGGGTGCCTGCGACATCGTCCTCGGCAACTCCGCTCCCGCCAAGTGGGCCTACGAGAGCGGCATTCTCGGCAGCGAGCCCACGAAGAGCGTCCGGTCCATGGCCGGCGGGCTGGGCAAGGACTTCGTCAACGTCATGTTCACCAAGGAATTCGTTGACAGGACGGGCATCACCACCGTGGAAGAGGTTGTCGCCAAAAAGCACCCCGTCCGCATCGCCATCAAGGCCAACGGCTCCTTCGGCGAACTTGCCTGCAACAAGGTGCTCGAGGTTCTCGGCGTCGATTACGACACCGTAAAATCCTGGGGCGGCAGCGTGACCCAGACCGGAACCGCCGCCATCGTCAGCCTCCTGAAGGACGGCAAGGCGGACATGACCATCGACCACGTGGGCGCCGGCCAGTCCGCGACCACGGAACTCTGCCTGACCACCGACATGTTCTTCCCCGAGCTTTCCGCCGAAACCAGGGCGAAGATGAACGGCCAGGGCTTCGACAACATCGCCATCCCCGCCAACACCTGGAACGGACAGACGAAGGAGATCCAGTCCGTGGGATCCCCCCAGGTCGTGCTCGTCTCCGCGTCCGTTCCCGACGATGTGGTCTATGTTCTCACGAAGGCCCTCTGCGAAGGCAAGGAGAAGCTCGTCGAGGCCAACGCCACACTGGCCTCCTTCGATCCCGCCACGGCCCACGACATCCTGAAGACCGGCGCTCCGCTCCACCCCGGCGCAGAGAAGTACTACCGCGAAATGAACTACATGAAGTAA
- a CDS encoding FAD-binding protein, which translates to MNTKDTAAFDAIIAGSGIAGLIAACSLVERGAGRIAVLSPGYGGAPYIAAFNAVLPDSPSGDSPELYCSDMLAAGYGLGNRELVEALGALTGECVALLERWGVSFARLEDGRYRLRRASGSSCPRSLCRTDMLIGGHIVSVLRRELEKKGVLFFDNTSCVHLLVSGGRIAGTACLTAGEPLKTLRAPVVLAAWGGVGNLYGKSTYPADIDGRTLAMGFEAGASLIDLEFVEFEPMVCYGPPDAVGEPCPTAMLGEGAYLLNSRGERFLLKVRPQGEAGAPKSLINNAIREELKAGNGTPLGGVYADLRHLDQKVLEAYPWFYERVKNAGLDVKHSLLEVGPMAHSHSGGLEIDSRCRTNIPGLFAAGEAAGGMHGACRMAGNAATQAAVSGLMAAVSMAEFPAKDLPGLPEIPRFSENQSLRAALLPHIRETVSNYVERERDGNGLKKARAALAELRTRAADDTFTEQCALSGLLLAEAALAREETRGTHNRTDFPEQREEFTCSIRLKNADGKVFMEHIRR; encoded by the coding sequence ATGAATACAAAAGACACCGCTGCGTTCGACGCCATCATCGCCGGCTCCGGCATCGCCGGCCTCATCGCCGCCTGCTCCCTCGTGGAGCGGGGCGCGGGCAGGATCGCCGTTCTTTCGCCGGGCTACGGGGGCGCCCCCTACATCGCCGCCTTCAACGCCGTCCTGCCGGACAGCCCCTCGGGAGACAGCCCGGAGCTGTACTGTTCGGACATGCTGGCGGCAGGCTACGGCTTGGGCAACAGGGAGCTCGTGGAAGCCCTGGGAGCCCTGACGGGCGAATGCGTGGCCCTCCTGGAGCGCTGGGGGGTATCCTTCGCCAGGCTGGAGGACGGCCGGTACCGGCTGCGACGGGCTTCGGGGTCGAGCTGCCCCAGGTCACTCTGCCGCACCGACATGCTCATCGGCGGTCACATCGTCAGCGTGCTGCGCCGGGAACTGGAAAAGAAAGGCGTCCTGTTTTTCGACAACACATCCTGCGTTCACCTGCTGGTCAGCGGCGGCCGCATCGCCGGAACGGCCTGCCTGACGGCAGGGGAGCCCCTGAAGACACTCCGGGCTCCTGTCGTCCTGGCGGCCTGGGGAGGCGTGGGCAACCTGTACGGCAAATCCACCTATCCCGCCGACATCGACGGGCGGACCCTCGCCATGGGCTTCGAGGCCGGGGCGTCCCTCATCGACCTGGAATTCGTCGAATTCGAACCCATGGTCTGCTACGGGCCTCCCGATGCCGTCGGGGAGCCCTGTCCCACCGCCATGCTTGGGGAAGGCGCATACCTTCTCAACAGCAGGGGGGAACGATTCCTGCTGAAAGTCCGCCCCCAGGGCGAGGCGGGGGCGCCGAAAAGTCTCATCAACAACGCCATCCGGGAAGAGCTGAAGGCCGGAAACGGCACTCCCCTCGGCGGAGTCTACGCTGACCTGCGCCATCTCGACCAGAAGGTGCTCGAGGCCTATCCCTGGTTCTACGAACGGGTGAAAAACGCCGGGCTCGACGTGAAGCACAGCCTCCTGGAGGTGGGCCCCATGGCCCACAGCCATTCGGGGGGCCTGGAAATCGACTCCCGGTGCAGAACAAACATTCCGGGCCTCTTCGCCGCGGGAGAGGCGGCGGGAGGCATGCACGGCGCCTGCCGCATGGCGGGCAACGCCGCCACACAGGCGGCGGTCTCCGGGCTGATGGCGGCGGTCTCCATGGCGGAGTTCCCCGCAAAGGACCTCCCCGGACTGCCGGAAATCCCCCGGTTCTCCGAAAACCAGTCCCTCCGGGCAGCCCTCCTTCCCCACATCAGGGAAACCGTGTCAAACTACGTGGAACGGGAGCGGGACGGCAACGGCCTGAAAAAAGCCCGGGCCGCCCTCGCGGAACTCCGTACCCGGGCCGCGGACGACACCTTCACGGAACAGTGCGCTCTTTCGGGCCTGCTGCTCGCAGAGGCGGCCCTCGCGAGGGAAGAGACCCGGGGCACCCACAACAGGACGGACTTCCCCGAACAGAGGGAGGAGTTCACCTGCTCCATCCGCCTGAAAAACGCAGACGGAAAAGTCTTCATGGAACATATCCGAAGATAG
- a CDS encoding ABC transporter ATP-binding protein, with the protein MEAVLRTSSLVFLDRIAYPDMEVCAGEIIFLQGPSGSGKSSFLRLLNGTVSPSGGTVLYGGKDILEIDPLLLRREVILAGQSAYLFPGTVRANFLQYHQYRDSVPPDSESMQACLDACRVPFPLDTPCDTLSGGEKQRVFLAIALSFRPAVFLLDEPTSALDGTTAEALMANLTEYCRNHGVAALVVSHDRHLTEQFAERTVDLGGAVS; encoded by the coding sequence ATGGAAGCAGTTCTTCGCACATCATCCCTCGTCTTTCTGGACAGGATCGCCTATCCTGACATGGAAGTGTGCGCAGGAGAGATCATTTTTCTTCAGGGGCCCAGCGGGAGCGGGAAAAGCTCCTTTCTGCGGCTTCTGAACGGTACCGTTTCCCCTTCGGGCGGCACGGTGCTGTATGGGGGCAAAGATATCCTTGAGATCGATCCCCTCCTTCTCCGGAGGGAGGTCATCCTTGCCGGGCAGTCGGCCTACCTCTTCCCCGGCACGGTGAGGGCAAATTTTCTTCAGTATCACCAGTACAGGGATTCCGTTCCTCCGGACAGCGAATCCATGCAGGCGTGCCTTGACGCCTGCCGGGTTCCCTTCCCCCTCGACACACCCTGCGACACCCTTTCCGGCGGCGAGAAACAGCGGGTGTTTTTGGCCATAGCGCTGAGCTTCCGCCCGGCGGTGTTTTTGCTGGATGAGCCCACATCGGCCCTTGACGGGACCACGGCGGAGGCATTGATGGCCAACCTGACTGAGTACTGCAGGAACCACGGCGTCGCCGCCCTGGTCGTGAGCCACGACAGGCACCTGACGGAACAATTCGCCGAACGGACCGTGGACCTGGGAGGTGCGGTATCATGA
- a CDS encoding ABC transporter permease, which translates to MSGAAAIGIQRFLVIYLLLLLVLALMKRSRISQTKLLLTASLRMTVQLVLAGFVLTYIFENPHPLLTVGYLAAMMSFAIHRVLSKNRDLNRGFKLSIGLSLAFSGFAVLIYYVAAVVNQSLFNPQYAIPLSGMIFGNAMTGVNLGVKTFRESTAAGKERMEALLNFGASPKSILLPFVNQALETAILPTLNSMVGMGIVSLPGMMTGQILSGTLPTTAILYQISIMVANCSAVCLSVFGSLHFGYHTLYNKRSQFCRRGGILNGAGCDEGKAESGTGEGKK; encoded by the coding sequence ATGAGCGGCGCCGCGGCCATAGGCATCCAGCGTTTCCTGGTCATCTACCTTCTTCTGCTGCTGGTGCTGGCACTCATGAAACGGAGCAGGATCAGCCAGACAAAACTGCTGCTGACGGCAAGCCTCCGGATGACGGTACAGCTTGTCCTCGCCGGTTTTGTGCTGACCTACATTTTTGAGAACCCCCATCCCCTGTTGACCGTGGGCTACCTGGCCGCCATGATGTCTTTCGCGATCCACAGGGTGCTGTCAAAAAACCGGGACCTCAACCGGGGGTTCAAGCTTTCCATCGGACTTTCCCTGGCCTTTTCGGGTTTTGCGGTGCTGATATATTACGTCGCTGCCGTGGTGAACCAGAGCCTTTTCAATCCCCAGTACGCGATTCCCCTGAGCGGCATGATCTTCGGGAACGCCATGACAGGGGTGAACCTGGGGGTCAAGACCTTCAGGGAGAGCACGGCTGCGGGAAAGGAGAGGATGGAGGCCCTTCTCAACTTCGGGGCGAGCCCGAAGAGCATCCTGCTGCCCTTCGTGAACCAGGCCCTGGAGACGGCCATTCTTCCCACGCTGAACTCCATGGTGGGCATGGGCATTGTTTCCCTCCCGGGGATGATGACGGGCCAGATCCTTTCGGGCACCCTCCCCACAACGGCCATTCTCTACCAGATTTCCATCATGGTGGCCAACTGCTCGGCGGTCTGTCTGTCCGTCTTCGGCTCCCTCCATTTCGGATATCATACCCTCTACAACAAAAGGAGCCAGTTCTGCCGGAGGGGCGGCATTCTCAACGGGGCAGGATGTGATGAGGGAAAAGCAGAATCCGGAACAGGGGAGGGAAAGAAATGA
- a CDS encoding iron-containing alcohol dehydrogenase, which translates to MTYRMRPPRDVVSGKGSLEQIGEIVSSYAPTSVAFLVDGNVRKNGGADRLLALLAVQGAELHVFSDLPVEPETGQVKDLFGKLSGLGVDLVVAMGGGSVLDSAKMVAVLLRNPAYQDNLLDAQLIRERGVPLIAIPTSAGTGSEATPNSIVVVPEQKLKVGVVHPFFIPDCVVLDPSVTLTLPPNVTAATGLDAFCHAIECFISKKRNPFSDLYALEAIRLISRSLMKAYRDGSDLQAREDLLLAAFYGGMCIASSSTVAVHALSYPLGGRYRIPHGISNAILLPWVMEFNRDTVTDRFAEVAAAMGIPPGADDGETSKKTVEGIFSLVRSLGIPSDLRELGVRKEDLDEIVAAAMKVTRLLDNNPKPVTPEDARNIYLKLLP; encoded by the coding sequence ATGACCTACAGAATGCGTCCGCCGCGGGATGTGGTTTCCGGAAAAGGAAGCCTGGAGCAGATAGGGGAGATCGTTTCTTCCTACGCTCCAACGTCCGTCGCCTTCCTCGTGGACGGAAACGTGCGGAAAAACGGCGGAGCGGACAGGCTTCTGGCGCTGCTGGCCGTTCAGGGGGCGGAACTCCACGTTTTCAGCGATCTGCCAGTGGAGCCCGAAACAGGCCAGGTGAAGGACCTTTTCGGAAAACTGAGCGGCCTCGGGGTGGACCTGGTGGTGGCCATGGGGGGCGGAAGCGTCCTCGACAGCGCCAAGATGGTGGCCGTGCTCCTCCGGAATCCGGCCTACCAGGACAACCTGCTGGACGCACAGCTCATCAGGGAACGGGGCGTTCCCCTGATCGCCATACCCACTTCGGCGGGAACGGGCTCCGAGGCGACCCCGAACTCCATCGTGGTGGTGCCGGAACAGAAGCTGAAAGTTGGGGTGGTCCATCCCTTCTTTATTCCCGACTGCGTTGTCCTCGACCCCTCCGTCACGCTGACCCTTCCGCCGAACGTCACCGCCGCCACCGGCCTGGACGCCTTCTGCCACGCCATCGAATGCTTCATCTCGAAGAAACGGAATCCCTTCTCTGACCTGTATGCCCTGGAGGCCATCAGGCTCATCAGCCGCAGCCTGATGAAGGCCTATAGAGACGGATCGGATCTCCAGGCACGGGAAGACCTGCTTCTCGCTGCCTTCTACGGGGGCATGTGCATTGCCTCCTCCAGCACCGTGGCCGTCCACGCCCTCTCCTATCCCCTGGGCGGCCGGTACCGCATACCCCACGGCATCTCCAACGCCATACTCCTTCCCTGGGTCATGGAGTTCAACCGGGATACTGTGACGGACAGGTTCGCCGAAGTTGCCGCCGCCATGGGCATCCCTCCGGGAGCCGATGACGGGGAGACGTCCAAAAAGACCGTGGAGGGCATTTTCTCCCTGGTGCGTTCTCTGGGCATCCCCTCGGACCTCAGGGAACTGGGGGTCCGGAAAGAAGACCTGGACGAGATCGTCGCAGCGGCGATGAAGGTAACCCGCCTGCTCGACAACAACCCGAAGCCCGTCACGCCGGAGGACGCCCGGAACATCTACCTGAAACTGCTGCCGTAG
- a CDS encoding PhzF family phenazine biosynthesis protein, translated as MRYYVVDAFAEKVFEGNPAGVCVLDSWLPDGLMQNIAMENNLSETAFTVKEGEAYRLRWFTPGGEVDLCGHATLATAYVLSSFVETGADRLLFETLSGRLTVSRRGDLYELDFPAYTLTPVPVTGAMEEAAGFRPTEAWMARDLVCVLEDERQVREAAPDMARVTALDGLLLHLTARGKDYDCVTRSFAPKMNVQEDPVCGSGHCHVVPLWSRKLGKKELVARQASRRGGTLFCRDCGERILLAGRAVLYSAGEIYPGNQG; from the coding sequence ATGAGATATTACGTCGTGGACGCGTTTGCGGAGAAGGTGTTCGAGGGAAACCCGGCCGGGGTCTGCGTTCTGGACAGCTGGCTGCCGGACGGGCTGATGCAGAATATCGCCATGGAAAACAACCTCTCCGAAACGGCCTTTACGGTGAAAGAGGGGGAGGCCTACAGGCTGCGGTGGTTCACCCCCGGCGGGGAGGTTGACCTGTGCGGCCATGCCACCCTGGCGACGGCCTACGTTCTGTCCAGCTTCGTGGAAACCGGTGCCGACCGCCTTCTTTTTGAGACCCTGAGCGGCCGGCTGACGGTCAGCCGAAGGGGAGACCTGTACGAACTCGATTTCCCCGCCTATACCCTGACCCCGGTACCGGTCACCGGGGCCATGGAAGAAGCCGCCGGCTTCCGCCCCACTGAGGCATGGATGGCCAGGGACCTGGTCTGCGTGCTTGAGGACGAGCGGCAGGTCCGGGAAGCAGCGCCGGATATGGCCAGGGTGACGGCACTGGACGGTCTTCTCCTCCACCTGACCGCCCGGGGAAAGGACTATGACTGCGTTACCCGCAGCTTCGCCCCGAAAATGAACGTGCAGGAGGACCCTGTCTGCGGCTCCGGACACTGTCACGTTGTTCCTCTCTGGAGCCGGAAGCTGGGAAAAAAGGAACTGGTCGCCCGCCAGGCGTCCCGCCGGGGCGGAACACTCTTCTGCAGGGACTGCGGCGAAAGGATCCTGCTGGCGGGCAGGGCCGTCCTCTACTCCGCCGGGGAAATTTACCCCGGAAATCAGGGCTGA
- the dapA gene encoding 4-hydroxy-tetrahydrodipicolinate synthase translates to MIDIHGVIPALVTPMNPDESVNEKELRNQIRRQIAAGVHGLFVFGTNGEFYAMSEAEKLRVLEITVEENNGRLPVYAGTGCPGTADTVHLSRECEKIGADALSVITPYFAALSQKELITHYETLAGSVSIPVILYNIPARTNVSMTPDTVGKLSKIPGIAGVKDSSGNFDTILQFLEHTAGSDFAVLSGNDSLLLWALQAGGRGGVCGIANLFPRTLVSVYELWKKGDFAGAKKAQDSIRAIRNCFRLGNPNSIVKMAANLLGYPVGPCRKPFWSEDPAVAEEIARVLKEHYAGTE, encoded by the coding sequence ATGATTGATATTCACGGAGTCATACCGGCACTGGTCACACCCATGAACCCGGACGAAAGCGTCAATGAAAAAGAGCTCCGGAACCAGATCCGCCGCCAGATAGCGGCGGGAGTCCACGGTCTCTTCGTCTTCGGGACGAACGGCGAGTTTTACGCCATGAGCGAGGCCGAAAAGCTCCGGGTGCTTGAAATCACCGTGGAAGAGAACAACGGGCGCCTTCCCGTCTATGCCGGAACGGGCTGCCCCGGAACGGCGGATACGGTGCACCTCTCCAGGGAGTGCGAAAAGATCGGCGCCGATGCCCTTTCGGTCATCACGCCCTATTTCGCCGCCCTCTCCCAGAAGGAGCTCATCACCCATTACGAAACCCTCGCCGGTTCGGTCTCCATTCCCGTGATTCTCTACAACATCCCCGCGCGCACCAACGTTTCCATGACGCCGGACACGGTGGGAAAGCTCTCGAAGATTCCCGGCATCGCCGGTGTGAAGGATTCCAGCGGCAATTTCGACACTATCCTCCAGTTTCTCGAGCACACTGCGGGCAGTGATTTCGCCGTCCTTTCGGGGAACGACTCCCTGCTCCTCTGGGCACTCCAGGCCGGAGGCAGGGGCGGCGTCTGCGGCATCGCCAACCTCTTCCCCCGGACCCTGGTGTCGGTGTACGAACTCTGGAAAAAAGGCGACTTCGCAGGGGCCAAAAAAGCCCAGGACTCCATCCGGGCCATACGGAACTGCTTCCGGCTCGGAAACCCCAACTCAATCGTCAAAATGGCGGCCAATCTCCTCGGCTACCCCGTGGGACCATGCCGGAAACCCTTCTGGAGCGAGGATCCGGCTGTGGCGGAAGAAATCGCCAGGGTGCTGAAAGAGCACTACGCGGGCACAGAATGA
- a CDS encoding FadR/GntR family transcriptional regulator: MTDRRRALAKELYDHLNSGKIQVNPEGKLPSERDMASALGVTRPLLRQAIAVLEAFGLLEIRDRQGIFMPRHELPELIFSGDWPPSMMLEIFQVRMMIEPEAARIVAENRTPEDLRKIGESVAQMAAIIESGRDDMESLLSKWNRIFHAQIMAATGNQFLCRIYETVSQAYETASTSLIFRREELRFDEIFSEHRHILDAIREKNGERAAELVLHHIQASVERASESLVSSGFKI, from the coding sequence ATGACTGACAGAAGACGAGCTCTGGCAAAGGAACTCTACGACCATCTGAATTCGGGGAAGATACAGGTGAACCCGGAGGGGAAACTCCCTTCAGAGCGAGACATGGCCTCAGCCCTGGGTGTCACGCGGCCCCTGCTGCGGCAGGCTATCGCCGTGCTCGAAGCCTTCGGGCTGCTGGAAATACGGGACCGCCAGGGAATTTTCATGCCCCGGCACGAACTGCCGGAGCTCATTTTTTCGGGTGACTGGCCGCCTTCCATGATGCTGGAGATCTTCCAGGTCCGCATGATGATCGAACCTGAAGCCGCGAGAATCGTGGCGGAAAACCGCACTCCGGAGGACCTGCGGAAAATCGGGGAGTCCGTGGCCCAGATGGCGGCCATCATCGAGTCAGGCAGGGACGACATGGAGTCACTCCTCTCCAAGTGGAACAGGATCTTCCACGCCCAGATCATGGCGGCGACCGGGAACCAGTTTCTCTGCCGCATCTACGAAACGGTCTCCCAGGCCTACGAGACGGCGAGCACATCCCTCATCTTTCGGCGGGAGGAACTCCGCTTCGACGAGATTTTCAGCGAGCACAGGCACATCCTGGACGCCATCAGGGAGAAGAACGGCGAAAGGGCCGCAGAACTTGTGCTCCACCACATCCAGGCCTCGGTGGAACGGGCTTCGGAAAGCCTTGTGAGCTCCGGGTTCAAGATCTGA